A DNA window from Legionella sp. MW5194 contains the following coding sequences:
- a CDS encoding SidE phosphodiesterase domain-containing protein translates to MLLKLIANAQNSNLVELHIDGHFVRYVKSSDLPALSQGVNGFLLSQDLVNLDDPSQSLTLTAQSEYDLGDLDEPQEELLRTLLETGPNKHKVELPQNLATSAQDNPVVFSYRNLGEFQNYWQNPSLDKKTMLYQVLSTDLIETPYVDDPRDYIERQNVIAYHTNHGTCHGIRQDKLSVAYLQLIKEQGNAVTLKTANSLTSEEEACLQLAAFLFRSGRTNELSWRDDATYGQRSAVIFKQVAIDLGFNTAIVDLIALCFDYHSKNEHINPLPYHTMQETRNKLDLFTSILKLSHESDLIRVNMDGYAMQREPIVAELTTLLGEKNDVTSVADALLLYAGQLCAETGAPITDGSLRARVTQSFNELKSIRKGMNPSMTGNQVIAAKSANELRETYYRLLELSPAIFPGFTSATALWIESDEHTYSTEEGTPSLQTEKESVQEEQRPFQRSTTGHFLIWGHSGTNKILLKDSWTPQSIQAIPTKPCIEEELQLAETHVSIYHATTKASYALDLFCRELKRLTDGANHVAWLRDFHSKPRGRIYTEIEEIKGKMSDGRSVDNSENISWNLLSCSPSLWQNADFASEESTVDYFYNNSSVTRLDFKTILHDLLDKEGLLVGQDDLRKKLVDDFNELVNDPTFGSQGVIYQFMIPHHLVDEIAYISKENGIYDPSNPSALNTLLKLKTPAQQAPNHHTLQVRLLVSKVINPDIAKSIQVHNHVNMPTGLHDTLKSKVGVMAGMAYSGPTEGVKKKVEIQEKASYSFNLLSSLTRVEIPLTPVKPKKQVEVSDDWFFDFFTPAENEATTDAPHSSSESESEMTSQSNGFPY, encoded by the coding sequence GGAGTGAATGGGTTTCTTTTGAGTCAGGATCTGGTTAATCTCGACGACCCATCCCAATCCCTCACGTTAACAGCCCAGTCCGAATACGATCTGGGAGATCTTGATGAACCTCAGGAAGAGCTCTTAAGAACCCTGCTGGAAACAGGACCCAATAAACACAAAGTAGAGCTTCCCCAGAATTTGGCGACCTCTGCCCAAGACAATCCGGTGGTTTTTTCCTACCGCAACCTTGGCGAGTTTCAAAACTATTGGCAAAACCCATCCCTCGATAAAAAAACCATGCTTTATCAAGTCTTGTCTACCGATCTTATCGAAACGCCTTATGTTGATGATCCCCGCGATTACATCGAGCGTCAGAACGTTATTGCCTACCATACCAACCATGGTACGTGCCATGGCATTCGACAGGATAAATTATCCGTTGCCTACTTGCAGCTGATTAAGGAGCAAGGCAATGCGGTTACTCTAAAAACAGCCAACTCACTGACAAGCGAGGAAGAGGCCTGTCTGCAACTGGCTGCCTTCCTATTCCGCTCAGGACGCACGAACGAATTGAGCTGGCGGGATGATGCGACTTACGGCCAGCGTTCGGCCGTTATTTTCAAGCAGGTCGCTATTGATTTGGGGTTTAACACAGCGATTGTGGATTTAATCGCGCTGTGTTTTGATTATCATAGCAAAAACGAACACATTAATCCTTTGCCGTATCATACCATGCAAGAGACCCGAAACAAGCTTGATTTATTCACCAGTATCTTAAAATTAAGCCATGAAAGTGATTTAATCCGGGTCAATATGGATGGCTATGCCATGCAACGTGAACCGATTGTCGCAGAACTTACGACGTTACTCGGTGAGAAAAATGACGTGACCAGCGTGGCCGACGCCCTGTTGTTGTACGCAGGCCAATTGTGTGCTGAAACCGGTGCACCCATTACCGATGGCAGTTTACGTGCACGAGTCACTCAATCCTTTAACGAATTAAAATCCATCCGAAAAGGCATGAATCCGTCCATGACCGGCAACCAGGTGATAGCGGCTAAATCCGCCAATGAATTACGCGAAACTTATTATCGCCTGCTTGAACTCAGCCCTGCTATTTTCCCAGGCTTTACTTCTGCCACCGCTTTATGGATAGAGTCTGACGAGCATACCTATTCAACAGAAGAAGGCACCCCCTCTCTTCAAACAGAAAAAGAATCGGTACAGGAGGAACAAAGGCCCTTTCAACGCAGTACAACAGGTCATTTTTTAATCTGGGGCCACTCCGGCACTAATAAAATCCTCCTGAAAGACAGCTGGACTCCTCAAAGCATTCAGGCGATTCCGACTAAACCCTGCATTGAAGAAGAACTGCAGTTGGCGGAAACCCATGTCAGCATTTACCATGCCACGACCAAAGCCAGCTATGCTCTCGACCTGTTTTGCCGTGAATTGAAACGCCTGACAGACGGAGCCAATCATGTCGCCTGGTTAAGGGATTTCCACTCGAAACCACGCGGCCGCATTTACACCGAAATTGAAGAAATTAAAGGCAAAATGAGTGATGGACGCTCTGTCGACAACAGTGAAAACATCAGTTGGAATCTGTTATCCTGCAGCCCAAGCCTGTGGCAAAACGCGGATTTCGCCTCTGAAGAATCCACCGTGGATTACTTCTACAATAACAGTTCAGTCACCCGCCTGGATTTTAAAACCATCCTCCATGATCTATTGGATAAAGAAGGCTTGCTGGTCGGGCAGGACGATTTACGTAAAAAATTGGTGGATGACTTTAATGAGTTAGTCAATGATCCGACTTTTGGCAGCCAGGGGGTTATTTATCAATTCATGATTCCTCATCATCTGGTGGATGAAATAGCTTACATTTCCAAAGAAAACGGGATTTACGACCCGAGCAACCCCAGCGCTTTAAACACTCTGCTTAAATTAAAAACACCTGCGCAGCAGGCACCCAATCACCACACCCTGCAGGTGCGTTTGCTGGTGTCTAAAGTGATTAATCCCGACATTGCGAAATCCATTCAGGTGCATAATCATGTCAATATGCCGACCGGACTGCATGACACACTGAAAAGCAAGGTGGGGGTCATGGCGGGAATGGCCTATTCAGGTCCAACCGAAGGTGTTAAGAAAAAAGTTGAAATCCAGGAAAAAGCGTCTTATTCGTTTAACCTCTTAAGTTCACTGACCCGCGTTGAGATTCCGTTAACGCCGGTTAAACCTAAAAAGCAGGTTGAAGTATCGGATGACTGGTTTTTTGATTTCTTCACCCCGGCTGAAAACGAGGCCACCACGGATGCTCCGCATTCCAGCTCGGAATCTGAGAGTGAAATGACCAGTCAATCCAATGGTTTTCCTTATTAA
- a CDS encoding SidE phosphodiesterase domain-containing protein yields the protein MLKIQTNRLSPEIFALRVNDRFTRYVTQIEMDELQLKIHHFANETELHSLLSFNLFQPEPMMVDLSRDDEAHLLNILIHQQKKSIDFPDELTLSKENKYPVIVTYSDLSRFKYYWQDQNAEGSLLWQQLSRELIEHPYLDDPHNYEVRHNKIAFHINHGTVSGLRTMILVRSGWALLKQWGSDDVKTLAKNLGTEELNCLQLASFLLRSGRTNELSWNDDPSYSPRSAYIFTTIAHELGHDPELVKDISDCFDFDKELTSDDKSPSQRNHRKTLYQTLLKLAHQAELVRCKPKLDVLSTKITALFNELLHPTFPDRLPGQFLLFAAVLCKNTGSPVLPKELREELGMALFANFVLAVHCANDVGTTLKNLTVLEKEFISRFDCRSIATAFTHPQSLYLVLGIENTHGKEEISLDKDAGESNPLFYSFENTFFSLPEKVKEDKKEPPSLLNSGMV from the coding sequence ATGCTTAAAATTCAGACCAACCGGCTGAGTCCGGAAATTTTTGCGCTGCGCGTGAATGATCGTTTTACACGTTATGTTACTCAAATAGAAATGGATGAACTTCAATTAAAGATTCATCACTTTGCCAATGAAACAGAGCTGCATTCGCTCTTGTCCTTTAACCTATTCCAGCCTGAGCCGATGATGGTGGATTTGTCTCGAGATGATGAAGCCCATCTTCTCAACATTTTGATTCATCAGCAAAAAAAATCCATTGATTTTCCAGATGAATTGACTTTATCCAAAGAAAATAAATACCCGGTGATTGTGACTTACAGCGATCTTTCACGTTTCAAATACTATTGGCAGGATCAAAATGCGGAGGGGTCTTTGTTATGGCAACAGTTATCGCGGGAACTGATTGAACACCCTTACCTTGATGACCCTCACAATTATGAGGTGCGTCACAACAAGATTGCCTTTCACATCAATCATGGCACCGTCTCAGGATTACGCACCATGATCCTGGTGCGAAGTGGATGGGCATTGCTAAAACAATGGGGCAGTGACGATGTAAAAACCCTCGCCAAAAATCTCGGGACGGAAGAACTGAATTGCCTTCAGCTAGCCAGCTTTTTATTACGAAGCGGGCGAACCAATGAATTAAGCTGGAATGATGATCCAAGCTACAGTCCACGTTCAGCTTACATTTTCACCACCATTGCCCACGAGTTGGGCCATGACCCTGAATTAGTTAAAGACATTTCAGATTGCTTTGATTTTGATAAGGAACTGACATCAGACGATAAATCACCATCCCAACGCAACCATAGAAAAACCCTTTATCAAACCTTGCTGAAACTGGCTCACCAGGCAGAGCTCGTCCGTTGCAAACCGAAATTGGATGTTCTGTCGACAAAAATCACCGCGCTTTTTAACGAGCTTCTGCACCCGACCTTCCCTGATCGCCTGCCTGGTCAATTCCTGCTCTTCGCCGCGGTATTGTGTAAAAACACCGGTTCTCCGGTATTGCCGAAAGAGTTAAGGGAAGAATTGGGCATGGCCCTTTTTGCTAATTTTGTCCTTGCAGTCCATTGTGCAAACGATGTGGGAACCACTCTGAAAAATTTAACTGTTCTGGAAAAGGAATTTATATCCCGTTTTGACTGCCGATCCATTGCAACTGCCTTTACCCATCCCCAAAGCCTTTACCTGGTATTGGGCATTGAAAACACCCATGGGAAGGAAGAAATCTCCCTGGATAAAGACGCTGGCGAATCAAACCCATTGTTCTATAGTTTTGAAAACACATTCTTCTCCTTGCCAGAGAAAGTCAAGGAGGATAAAAAAGAACCGCCGAGCCTACTGAACTCCGGGATGGTTTAA